The proteins below come from a single Terriglobales bacterium genomic window:
- a CDS encoding transposase, whose protein sequence is MPTRLKRYQHLRDAHYITFTCYHRKPHLRSKEAKELFERTLERVRRWYGFYVYGYVVMPEHVHLLLSEPERRDLSVALQLLKQIVSRKIALAEPFWQRRYYDFNVCTERKFIEKLRYMHRNPVRRELVREPKNWLWSSFRHYLTGTEGTVEIESEWTANKRERMGIVPRVKIRSA, encoded by the coding sequence ATGCCTACCCGCCTCAAGCGCTATCAGCACCTGCGCGATGCGCATTACATCACCTTCACCTGTTATCACCGCAAGCCGCACCTCCGTTCGAAAGAGGCCAAGGAACTCTTCGAGCGAACTTTGGAGCGCGTCCGGCGCTGGTACGGGTTCTACGTATACGGCTACGTCGTTATGCCCGAGCACGTTCATCTGCTGCTCAGTGAACCTGAGCGCCGGGACTTGTCGGTCGCGCTGCAGTTGCTTAAGCAGATCGTGTCGCGCAAGATAGCGCTAGCAGAACCCTTCTGGCAGCGCCGTTACTATGACTTCAACGTTTGCACCGAACGCAAGTTCATCGAGAAGTTGCGCTATATGCACCGCAATCCGGTTCGGCGTGAGTTGGTGAGGGAGCCGAAGAACTGGCTCTGGAGTAGCTTTCGGCATTATCTTACCGGCACCGAAGGTACAGTCGAGATTGAATCGGAGTGGACGGCGAACAAGCGCGAGCGGATGGGAATTGTTCCGCGAGTGAAGATCAGAAGTGCATAG